In a genomic window of Polyodon spathula isolate WHYD16114869_AA chromosome 21, ASM1765450v1, whole genome shotgun sequence:
- the LOC121296491 gene encoding suppressor of cytokine signaling 3-like, with the protein MPPYLFPGQASCSGTLVSSRRDCSAMVTHSKFDTAMSCSPFDASPRLPPHRFKTFSSKHEYQLVITAIRKLQESGFYWSTVNGREANSLLSSEPAGTFLIRDSSDNHHFFTLSVKTGSGTKNLRIQCDSCCFFLQTDPKSMQPAPRFDCVLKLIHHYMPSKVSAASAGNGKSSYFIYSSGEKIPLELLRPLSSSVSTLQHLCRKTLNGHLEVSSKLDQLPHTLKEFLQEYDAPV; encoded by the coding sequence atgcCACCATATTTATTTCCTGGACAGGCCTCCTGTTCTGGGACTCTGGTCAGTTCACGGCGCGACTGTAGCGCCATGGTAACCCACAGTAAGTTTGACACCGCGATGAGCTGCAGCCCCTTTGACGCTAGCCCGCGGCTGCCTCCTCACCGCTTCAAGACCTTCAGCTCCAAGCACGAGTACCAGCTGGTGATCACTGCCATTCGGAAGCTGCAGGAGAGCGGCTTCTACTGGAGCACAGTGAACGGGAGGGAGGCCAATAGCCTGCTTAGCTCTGAACCTGCTGGCACGTTCTTGATACGGGACAGCTCGGACAACCATCACTTCTTCACCCTCAGCGTTAAAACTGGCTCCGGGACCAAAAACCTGCGCATTCAGTGCGACAGCTGCTGCTTTTTCCTACAGACTGACCCCAAAAGCATGCAGCCAGCACCTCGCTTTGACTGCGTCTTGAAACTGATCCACCATTACATGCCTTCCAAAGTCTCTGCGGCGTCTGCTGGGAACGGGAAGAGCAGTTACTTTATTTACTCCAGCGGAGAAAAGATTCCCCTGGAGCTACTCAGACCCTTGTCCTCAAGCGTTTCCACTCTGCAGCACCTCTGTCGCAAGACTCTCAATGGACACCTGGAGGTTTCCAGTAAACTGGACCAGCTGCCTCATACGCTAAAGGAGTTCCTCCAGGAGTACGACGCTCCGGTATGA